A window from Falco naumanni isolate bFalNau1 chromosome 3, bFalNau1.pat, whole genome shotgun sequence encodes these proteins:
- the RNF152 gene encoding E3 ubiquitin-protein ligase RNF152: METLSQDSLLECQICFNYYSPRRRPKLLDCKHTCCSVCLQQMRTSQKDLRCPWCRGITKLPPGYSVSQLPDDPEVIAVIAIPHTSEHTPVFIKLPSNGCYMLPLPLSKERALLPGDIGCRLLPGSQQKSLAVVTIPAEQQPLQGGLPAEGGAEEPDRRGAVKSSTWSGVCTVILVACVLVFLLGIVLHNMSCISKRFTVISCG; encoded by the coding sequence ATGGAGACCCTGTCCCAGGACTCTCTGCTGGAGTGCCAGATTTGCTTCAACTACTACAGCCCCCGCCGGCGGCCCAAGCTGCTGGACTGCAAGCACACCTGCTGCTCGGTGTGCCTGCAGCAGATGAGGACCAGCCAGAAGGACCTGCGTTGCCCCTGGTGCCGCGGGATCACCAAGCTGCCGCCTGGGTACTCTGTGTCGCAGCTGCCTGACGACCCTGAGGTGATTGCCGTCATTGCAATCCCCCACACCTCGGAGCACACCCCTGTCTTCATCAAACTGCCCAGTAATGGGTGCTACATGCTGCCCTTGCCCCTCTCCAAGGAGAGGGCACTACTGCCGGGAGACATTGGCTGCCgcctcctgcctggcagccagcagAAGTCCCTGGCAGTGGTGACGATCCCGGCAGAGCAGCAGCCGCTGCAGGGCGGCCTTCCCGCTGAGGGGGGAGCGGAGGAGCCGGACCGGAGAGGCGCTGTGAAAAGCTCCACCTGGTCAGGGGTTTGCACTGTGATCCTGGTGGCCTGCGTCTTGGTCTTTCTCCTGGGCATCGTCCTCCACAACATGTCGTGCATTTCCAAGCGCTTCACGGTCATCTCCTGCGGCTGA